A stretch of the Chitiniphilus purpureus genome encodes the following:
- the fabF gene encoding beta-ketoacyl-ACP synthase II has translation MSKRRVVVTGLGHVSPVGNDVASGWANLLQGKPGIRRITRFDVSDLACQIAGEVDGFDVTQYISPKEARRMDLFIHFGIAAGLQAVADAGLDDIPDLDKTRVGVNIGSGIGGLPLIEETDGDMRAGGPRKIGPFFIPGSLINLVAGHVSIIKGYQGPSYGIVSACTTGAHSIGDAARMIQYGDADIMVAGGAESAVSRLGIGGFAAMKALSTRNDDPATASRPWDKGRDGFVMGEGAGVLVLEEYEHAKKRGARIYAELVGFGMSSDAHHITAPSMDGPARGVTNALRDAGINPDEVDYVNAHGTSTPLGDANETGALKLAFGDHAHKLAVNSTKSMTGHLLGGAGGVEAVYSVLALHHQVSPPTINIFEQDVEGGCDLDYVANTARDMTIRVAISNSFGFGGTNGTLVFRRI, from the coding sequence ATGTCAAAACGCAGAGTGGTCGTCACCGGCCTTGGCCACGTCTCGCCGGTCGGCAACGATGTGGCGTCGGGCTGGGCCAACTTGTTGCAAGGCAAGCCCGGTATCCGCCGCATCACCCGTTTCGATGTGTCCGATCTGGCCTGCCAGATCGCTGGCGAAGTCGATGGTTTCGACGTCACCCAATACATCTCGCCCAAGGAAGCACGGCGGATGGACCTGTTCATCCACTTCGGGATCGCCGCGGGGCTGCAGGCGGTGGCCGACGCCGGGCTGGATGACATCCCGGATCTGGACAAGACCCGCGTCGGCGTCAATATCGGCTCGGGGATCGGTGGCCTGCCGCTGATCGAGGAGACCGACGGCGATATGCGCGCCGGCGGCCCGCGCAAGATCGGGCCGTTCTTCATCCCCGGTTCGCTGATCAACCTGGTCGCCGGCCACGTATCGATCATCAAGGGGTACCAGGGCCCGAGCTACGGCATTGTCTCGGCCTGCACCACGGGCGCGCACAGCATCGGCGATGCGGCACGGATGATCCAGTACGGCGACGCCGACATCATGGTCGCCGGCGGTGCCGAAAGCGCGGTCTCCCGGCTTGGCATCGGTGGTTTTGCCGCGATGAAGGCATTGTCCACGCGCAACGACGACCCGGCCACGGCGAGCCGGCCGTGGGACAAGGGGCGCGATGGCTTCGTGATGGGTGAGGGCGCCGGTGTGCTGGTGCTCGAGGAATACGAGCATGCCAAGAAGCGCGGTGCGCGTATCTACGCCGAGCTGGTGGGCTTTGGCATGAGTTCCGATGCGCACCATATCACCGCCCCCAGCATGGATGGCCCGGCGCGCGGGGTGACCAATGCGCTGCGCGACGCGGGCATCAATCCTGACGAGGTCGATTATGTGAACGCGCATGGCACCTCGACGCCGCTGGGCGATGCCAACGAGACCGGGGCGCTCAAGCTCGCGTTCGGCGACCATGCCCACAAGCTGGCGGTCAATTCCACCAAGTCGATGACCGGCCACCTGTTGGGCGGCGCCGGTGGGGTGGAGGCGGTCTATTCGGTGCTGGCGCTGCATCACCAGGTTTCGCCACCCACCATCAATATCTTTGAACAGGATGTGGAAGGCGGCTGCGATCTCGACTACGTGGCCAATACCGCGCGTGATATGACGATCCGGGTCGCGATCTCCAACTCGTTCGGCTTTGGCGGCACCAACGGCACGCTGGTGTTCCGTCGCATCTGA
- the kdpF gene encoding K(+)-transporting ATPase subunit F produces MSWIHLVGGLTAVLLLAYLVYALLRAEEF; encoded by the coding sequence ATGAGCTGGATCCACCTGGTGGGCGGCCTCACCGCGGTGCTGCTGTTGGCATATCTCGTCTACGCGCTGTTGCGCGCCGAGGAGTTCTGA
- the kdpA gene encoding potassium-transporting ATPase subunit KdpA — MGTQALTQLGLFLGLLLVLAWPLGRYLAAVMAGTSRVVTGPLGGIERALYRVAGIRFDEEMGWQDHAKAVLLFSLVGVLFVYALQRLQGMLPLNPQGFGAVSPDSAFNTAISFVTNTNWQGYAGEATMSYLTQMLALAVQNFVSAATGIAVVFALIRGLTRHGVGRLGNFWVDLTRSTLYVLLPLATLIAVLLIGQGVIQNFDGYRIAHTVDAVEYSQPRLDAEGNPLLDAAGALQQQVVKQHEQQLAMGPVASQEAIKMLGTNGGGFFNANSAHPFENPTPLSNLVQMLAIFLIPAALCFAFGREVGDLRQGWAVLGAMTLLFVAFALAAIWAEQQGNPAWNAFGVDQQASSLQAGGNMEGKEKRHGIVASGLFATVTTAASCGAVNAMHDSFTPLGGLVPLWLMQLGEVVFGGVGSGLYGMLVFAVLAVFIAGLMIGRTPEYLGKKIEAFDMKMVAIVILATPMLVLAGTAVAVMSPAGLAGIYNPGGHGFSEVLYAFSSAANNNGSAFAGLGANTPFYNVMLGVAMWFGRFAVIVAVLALAGSLAAKPRLAVTAGTLPTHGPLFVVLLIGAVLLVGALTYVPALALGPIAEHVALRR; from the coding sequence ATGGGCACGCAAGCATTGACCCAGCTCGGGCTCTTTCTTGGGCTGCTGCTGGTGCTCGCCTGGCCGCTGGGGCGTTATCTGGCCGCGGTGATGGCCGGTACCTCGCGCGTCGTCACCGGCCCTTTGGGTGGGATCGAGCGCGCGCTCTACCGCGTGGCCGGCATCCGGTTTGATGAGGAGATGGGCTGGCAGGACCATGCCAAGGCGGTGCTGCTGTTCAGCCTCGTCGGTGTGTTGTTTGTCTACGCGTTGCAACGGCTGCAGGGCATGCTGCCGCTCAATCCTCAGGGCTTTGGCGCCGTCTCGCCTGATTCCGCGTTCAACACCGCGATCTCCTTCGTCACCAACACCAACTGGCAGGGCTACGCGGGTGAGGCGACGATGAGTTACCTCACGCAGATGCTGGCGCTGGCGGTGCAGAACTTCGTCTCGGCTGCCACCGGCATCGCCGTGGTGTTTGCGCTGATCCGCGGCCTTACCCGCCACGGGGTGGGTCGGCTTGGCAACTTCTGGGTCGATCTCACCCGCAGCACGCTGTATGTGCTGCTGCCGCTGGCCACGCTGATCGCGGTGCTGCTGATCGGCCAGGGCGTGATCCAGAACTTCGACGGCTATCGCATCGCACATACCGTCGATGCAGTCGAGTACAGCCAGCCCAGGCTGGATGCCGAGGGCAATCCGCTGCTGGACGCCGCAGGCGCGCTACAGCAGCAGGTGGTGAAGCAGCACGAGCAGCAGCTCGCCATGGGCCCGGTCGCATCGCAAGAGGCGATCAAGATGCTGGGCACCAATGGTGGCGGCTTCTTCAACGCCAACTCGGCGCATCCGTTCGAGAACCCGACGCCGCTGTCCAACCTGGTCCAGATGCTGGCGATCTTCCTGATCCCTGCCGCGCTGTGCTTCGCTTTCGGTCGTGAGGTGGGCGATCTGCGGCAAGGCTGGGCGGTGCTGGGCGCGATGACATTGCTGTTCGTCGCGTTTGCACTGGCCGCGATCTGGGCCGAGCAGCAGGGCAACCCGGCGTGGAATGCGTTCGGCGTCGATCAGCAGGCCAGCAGCCTGCAGGCCGGCGGCAATATGGAAGGCAAGGAAAAGCGCCACGGCATCGTCGCCTCGGGCCTCTTTGCCACTGTCACCACCGCCGCGTCGTGTGGCGCGGTCAATGCGATGCACGATTCCTTCACCCCGCTTGGCGGCCTGGTACCGCTGTGGCTGATGCAGCTGGGTGAGGTGGTGTTTGGGGGCGTCGGTTCTGGCCTCTACGGCATGCTGGTGTTCGCGGTGCTGGCGGTATTCATTGCCGGGCTGATGATCGGCCGCACGCCGGAATACCTGGGCAAGAAGATCGAAGCCTTCGACATGAAGATGGTGGCCATCGTCATCCTCGCCACGCCCATGCTGGTGCTGGCCGGCACTGCGGTCGCCGTGATGAGCCCGGCGGGCCTTGCCGGCATCTACAACCCAGGCGGCCATGGTTTCTCCGAGGTGCTGTACGCGTTCTCCAGCGCGGCCAACAACAACGGTTCGGCCTTTGCCGGCCTGGGCGCCAACACCCCGTTCTACAACGTGATGCTGGGCGTGGCGATGTGGTTCGGCCGCTTCGCCGTGATCGTGGCGGTGCTGGCGCTGGCCGGTTCGCTCGCCGCCAAGCCGCGCCTTGCGGTCACCGCTGGTACGTTGCCCACGCATGGCCCGCTGTTCGTGGTGCTGCTGATCGGTGCGGTGCTGCTGGTCGGTGCACTCACCTATGTGCCGGCGCTGGCGCTGGGCCCGATTGCCGAACATGTTGCGCTGCGGCGGTAA
- the acpP gene encoding acyl carrier protein, translating into MENIEQRVKKIVTEQLGVPETDVKNESSFVNDLGADSLDTVELVMALEEEFECEIPDEEAEKITTVQQAIDYVSAHLAK; encoded by the coding sequence ATGGAAAACATCGAACAGCGTGTGAAGAAAATCGTTACCGAGCAGCTTGGCGTGCCGGAAACGGACGTCAAGAACGAGTCGTCCTTCGTGAACGACCTCGGTGCCGATTCCCTTGACACGGTTGAGCTCGTGATGGCGCTTGAAGAGGAATTCGAGTGCGAGATTCCGGACGAAGAAGCTGAAAAGATCACCACGGTTCAGCAAGCGATCGACTACGTCAGCGCTCATCTGGCCAAGTAA